Below is a genomic region from Clostridia bacterium.
TTCTCCGTGGGCGGCAACTTCGGCTTCGGCCTGGGCCCGCTCTTCGGCGGCCTGCTTTTCGCCTGGGCGGGCTTGCGGGGCATGCCCGGTTTCATCCTGCCCGCGGCGGCAATCGCCCTGGTGCTGTGGGCGGTGCAGCCACGGATAAAGGCCCTGGCCGCGGAGCACCAGGCGCGCCTGGTTCCGCCTCCCTCGGGGCCGCAGCTCGATCCCGTGCCTGCCGCGGGGGCCACCGCCCCGCCCTACGGCTACCTGCCCGTGGTGCTGCTCCTGATGGCGGTCTGCTTCCGCTCCTGGGTGCACGCCGGGCTCTCCACCTACATACCCCTCTACCACGTCAGCTACCTGGGCGGCGACCCCATGGACGCCCGGGACCTGCAGACCGTGTTCCTCTTAAGCGGCGCCGTCGGCACCCTGGTGGGCAGCCCCCTGGCCGACCGCTGGGGGCTGAAGAACCTGATGATGTTCAGCATGACCGCCCAGATCCCTCTCATCTGGCTCTTCCCCCAGACCCACGGGCCCTGGCTCTACCTGGTGCTGGCCGCCACCGGCTTCCTGGGGATTTCCACCTTTGCCGCCACGGTGGTGCTGGGGCAGGAGCTCCTGCCCCACCGGGTGGGCCTGGCCTCCGGCCTCATGCTGGGCTTCGCGGTGGGTACGGGCGGCCTGGGGGTAACCCTGCTGGGGATGGTGGCCGACGCCTTCGGCGTCCCGGCGGCCCTGCGGGTGCTGGCCCTGCTGCCGGCCGCGGCCCTCTTCCTGATCCTTTTCGTGCCCGAGCCCAAGGCAGAGGCCGCCCGGGCGCACTGACGAAGCCGGCGCGCGCAAGGCGGCCGGAACGGGTGGGCGCTTATAGGTATGCGGGGCAAGACGAGCGCCGCACGACAAGGGGTGCCGGGTGTTCGCCTGAGTACATTGGCACCTCGCCGGGAACCGAACTCGGCGAGGGCGAGTCCGGAGGCGGGCCGGAGGCCACGGACGGCCGAAGCGGCGGGGCGCCACGGACGGCGCCTCCGCCGGGTGCCCGCCGAAGGGCGAAGCCCGAGCCCTAGTTTGGTCGGCGAGGTGACAGTACGAACGGGGAACACACGGCACCCCTTAATAGACCAGAACCGGGGTCAGCCCAGGTGCAGTCCCCGAGCCCGGCGGGCCGGCGCCGTCCGGGTTCCGGGCAGTGCGGAGAGACGGCAGGAGGACCCGGCAAGGAAGTAAGAGAGGCGCTGTCGAGATGCTCGGCAACGGTGAAGGCGGGGGGCCGGGCCATGAGGCCAGCCCCCGCGGCCAGGCCCCGGCGCCCTACCGGAGCCCCAGGGTGAGCGCTACCTCGCCTTCCCGGGCCTCCACCGCCTTGAGCTTCAGGCCGGGATAGGGACTGGAGAAGGGAAAGGAAAGGTCGTAGTCGGCGAAGAGCTGGGCCAGCAATTCTTCACCCGCTTCCGCCTCCGGCAGGATTAAGCGGAAGGGAACAAAGCGGATGCGCTGGGCCTCGCCCGGCTCGGCCACAAGCTCCAGGCGGCCGGAAAGTTCGTATCCGGGGCCCACGACCGTGACCGCTCCTGCCTGCACGCGCACCTTCAGTTCCGCCAGGGCGGGGTCGGAGGCCACGATCCGCTCCAGGCCTTGCTCGCTTATGTAGGCCCGGCCTTCTAGACGGGAGTAATCGGTCTCCACCCGGTCCGGCGCCAGGCTGTCCCAGGGGAGGCGGCCGAAGTTGGCCACCAGGCAGGCCAGGGAGGGAAGACTCTTTTCCCAGTCAGCCAGAAGCTCGCGTACCCTTTCCCCCTCCGCGCCGGGGGTAGACCGGGCCCGGGCCAGCACCGCTTCCTTCTGGGCCTTAAGTGCCGCCAGGCGCTCGGCAGTGGCGGTGACCTCCTGCCTGCGGGCCTGGAGCGCCGCGATGCGCTGGGCGACCGCCGCGCGCTCCTGCTCTACCCCGGCCACGGTGGCCTCGGTTTCTTGCAGCCGCTTCATGCCCTCCCGCATCAGGTAGGAGACCAGGGTGTATCGGGTGGTGAAGTCGTCGAAGCTGTCCGCGCCCAAGAGCACCGCCAGAAAAGGCGCCGGGCCGCGGCGGTAATAGAAGTTGAGCCACTCGCCCAGCCTGGCCCGCCGCTCCTCCAGCTCCCGCTCCAGCCCCTCAAGCTGGCGGGAGCGCTGCCCGGCCTCGGCCTCCAGGCGGGAAATCTCCTCCTCCAGGGCCTCGATTTCCCGGTAGGCGGCAGCCATCTGGGTCTCCAGGGCCAGAAGCTCGGACAGAAGATCCGAATAAGTAGAGGCCAGCGCCTGCCACCCCAAGAAGGCGGCGGCCAGTCCCAGGGCCAGCCAGGCCAGAAATCGCTTGTTTCCGCTCATGCTCCGCATCCCTTACGAGATATTGAAGGCACGATAATCAAAGTACGCCGTGGCCGGGTAGGTATCCTGCTTATAACCTCCAATATTTTCCAGACTGGTTCCGATTACCGAGAAGGTCACCGGGCGGCTATGATTTCCCGGTGGGCAGTAATCATCCGGCCCTCCTCGGCCAGCAGTTCAGACGGCAAATTTCCGACGGGTGGAGGCAAGCGCCCGCGCACCGAGTATATTTTTACCCGATTTGCGGGCGGGATGTATGCGGCGGGACATTACCGGGGCAGGAAGAAAAGCCCAGGCGTAGGGGGCGCAAGAATCATGCCCCGAGCGTTCTGGGCCTGGGCGACAAGCACTTCTGACGGCTGGAGCAGGACACCTGCTGTTTCAACTGCTTCCGCTACCGGGACGGCCGCTACATAATAACAGGCCTCCTCAACGACAGCTGCCACCTGCGGCCGCCGGCGCCGGGCCGGCAGAGCCG
It encodes:
- a CDS encoding MFS transporter: MGANPDTGRVGHVQMQLSLLLLLSLGHLMVDLAQGALPFFLPFFKDAFGLSYTAVGAIMLGSNLSSSVIQPVIGLWSDRGSRSWLLPLGCLVAGLGIGLTGLSPNYFTLMLLTVFCGLGVAAYHPEASKTARWASGPQRATSMAVFSVGGNFGFGLGPLFGGLLFAWAGLRGMPGFILPAAAIALVLWAVQPRIKALAAEHQARLVPPPSGPQLDPVPAAGATAPPYGYLPVVLLLMAVCFRSWVHAGLSTYIPLYHVSYLGGDPMDARDLQTVFLLSGAVGTLVGSPLADRWGLKNLMMFSMTAQIPLIWLFPQTHGPWLYLVLAATGFLGISTFAATVVLGQELLPHRVGLASGLMLGFAVGTGGLGVTLLGMVADAFGVPAALRVLALLPAAALFLILFVPEPKAEAARAH